The proteins below come from a single Procambarus clarkii isolate CNS0578487 chromosome 26, FALCON_Pclarkii_2.0, whole genome shotgun sequence genomic window:
- the LOC123756991 gene encoding uncharacterized protein yields MEWRSLLVLVLVATFAAYTDAAACCRGGGHHGGGGHHGGGGRHPGGGGGGFGGGGGFGGGGGHGGGGGFGGGIGGGYGK; encoded by the exons ATG GAGTGGCGCTCTCTATTAGTCCTGGTCCTGGTGGCCACCTTTGCTGCCTACACCGACGCTGCAGCTTGTTGTCGTGGTGGAGGACACCACGGTGGTGGCGgacaccatggtggtggtggtagacaccctggtggtggcggtggaggcttcggtggtggtggaggctttggtgggggtggaggacATGGAG GAGGCGGTGGGTTTGGAGGAGGAATAGGAGGAG